The following coding sequences are from one Equus caballus isolate H_3958 breed thoroughbred chromosome 27, TB-T2T, whole genome shotgun sequence window:
- the LOC100067882 gene encoding zinc finger protein 892, with translation MDFAHVEVDQLNSAQRNVGLDLKVENCGSLVFWDSESIPETKVSLSKQEVYEVSSERELVIERLKKDDSWDPRLIEAWECEGTLERQKRNQKKDLRQVIIKHKKTLMEDCSDMGEKSSPIKHQKIYSVKKPWKCNECGKSFGYYSAFILHQRIHTGEKPYVCNECGKAFSRSLSLIQHQRIHTGEKPYGCNKCGKAFSHRSALIQHHIINTGEKPYECNECGKAFHQSTYLIQHHRIHTGEKPYKCKECGKAFNDTSSLLKHQRVHTGEKPYGCKECGRAFSDRSGLAQHQRTHTGEKPYECSECGKAFSYCSALIQHQVTHTGEKPYKCNECGKAFSDRSALVRHQRIHTGEKPYKCKECEKAFSQSSSLTKHLRTHTGEKPYKCNDCDKAFSQSSSLIQHQKTHTGEKPYKCKKIEKTFSVHSAFHQHKEIHDELNAVDS, from the exons ATGGATTTTGCCCATGTGGAGGTGGACCAGCTGAATTCTGCCCAGAGGAACGTGGGCCTGGATCTGAAGGTGGAGAATTGTGGAAGCCTGGTATTTTGGG attcTGAATCTATACCTGAAACTAAAGTGTCCCTTTCAAAGCAGGAAGTTTATGAAGTATCATCTGAAAGGGAGCTGGTAATAGAAAGACTTAAAAAGGATGATTCCTGGGATCCCAGATTGATAGAAGCCTGGGAATGTGAAGGCACATtggaaaggcagaaaagaaatcagaagaaagaTTTAAGGCAAGTCATAATTAAACACAAGAAAACCCTTATGGAAGATTGTAGTGATATGGGGGAAAAGTCAAGCCCAATTAAACATCAGAAGATTTACTCGGTAAAAAAGCCTTGGAAGTGCAATGAGTGTGGGAAGTCCTTCGGTTACTACTCAGCCTTTATCctacatcagagaattcatactggagagaagccctatgtatgtaatgaatgtgggaaggccttcagtcGGAGCTTATCACTTATTcagcatcagagaattcacactggagagaaaccttatgggTGTAAcaaatgtgggaaagctttcagtcatCGCTCAGCCCTTATTCAGCATCATATTATtaatactggagaaaaaccctatgaatgcaatgaatgtgggaaggccttccaCCAAAGCACTTACCTTATTCAACACCACAGAAtacacactggagagaaaccctataaatgcaaagaatgtgggaaagcttttaatGACACCTCATCCCTTCTTAAACATCAAAGggttcatactggagagaaaccctatggaTGTAAAGAGTGTGGGAGAGCCTTTAGTGACAGGTCAGGGCTTGCTCAACATCAGAGAACTCATACAGGGGAAAAGCCATATGAatgtagtgaatgtgggaaagctttcagttacTGTTCAGCCCTTATTCAACATCAAGTCACCCATACTGGGgagaaaccttacaaatgtaacgaatgtgggaaagccttcagtgaCCGCTCAGCTCTTGTAagacatcagagaattcatactggagagaaaccttacaaatgtaaagaaTGTGAGAAGGCCTTCAGTCAGAGCTCATCCCTTACAAAGCATCtgagaactcatactggagagaaaccgtaTAAATGCAATGATTGTGACAAAGCCTTCAGCCAGAGTTCATCTCTTATTCAACATCAGAAAACtcacacaggagaaaaaccctacaaatgtaagaaaattgagaaaaccttCAGTGTGCATTCAGCCTTTCATCAACATAAAGAAATTCATGATGAACTGAATGCAGTAGATTCAtga